In the Periophthalmus magnuspinnatus isolate fPerMag1 chromosome 4, fPerMag1.2.pri, whole genome shotgun sequence genome, one interval contains:
- the zgc:103559 gene encoding allantoinase, mitochondrial: MELGSPVRAIRSTRVLRGSELQPAMVVIKDGKIHQILTDSNISGTEVLDVGDSVVMPGLVDSHVHVNEPGRTTWEGFWTATRAAAAGGVTTIVDMPLNSIPPTTTLENFQEKLREAAGKCFVDTAFWGGVIPGNERELQPMIRAGVAGFKCFMIHSGVDEFPQVTDSDLHTAMKQLQGTGTVLLFHAEREIQDATQDLRDPCQYSTFLQSRPDEMETEAIRIVTQLCLQYHVRCHIVHLSSARPLKLIQEARDAGAPITVETTHHYLSLRAEDVPAGATQFKCCPPIRSSANQEELWSALKAGDIDMVVSDHSPCTPDLKRLETGDFTEAWGGISSLQFGLPLFWTSASQRGFVLEDVVRLLSQKTAEMCRLDHIKSRLVPGFDADLVIWDPEKEFEIIEENIHHRNKLTPYLGMKLRGTVRGTVVRGKLVFWEGRFSPEPLGQHLLIHQRRNQAQL; encoded by the exons ATGGAGCTGGGATCACCGGTAAGAGCGATCCGGAGTACCAGGGTCCTGCGGGGCTCTGAGTTACAGCCCGCGATGGTTGTTATAAAGGATGGGAAGATCCACCAAATTTTGACTGACTCCAACATTTCTGGAACGGAG GTGTTAGATGTTGGAGACAGCGTGGTGATGCCAGGTCTAGTTGACAGTCATGTGCATGTGAACGAACCAGGGCGCACCACATGGGAAGGCTTCTGGACTGCCACCAGAGCAGCCGCTGCAGGAGGGGTCACAACTATTGTGGATATGCCACT AAATAGTATCCCTCCAACCACCACACTTGAAAACTTTCAAGAGAAACTGAGAGAAGCGGCGGGCAAATGTTTTGTGGACACTGCTTTTTGGGGTGGAGTCATACCTGGAAACGAG CGGGAGCTTCAGCCGATGATCAGGGCTGGAGTTGCAGGATTTAAATGCTTCATGATTCACAGTGGAGTGGACGAATTTCCCCAAGTGACTGACAGTGACCTGCACACAGCCATGAAGCAGCTGCAAGGGACTGGTACTGTGTTACTG TTTCACGCAGAAAGGGAAATCCAAGATGCAACACAGGATTTGAGAG ACCCCTGTCAGTACTCAACATTTCTGCAGTCAAGGCCTGATGAGATGGAAACTGAGGCCATTCGCATTGTCACACAGCTCTGCCTACAATACCA CGTGCGGTGTCATATAGTTCACCTTTCCTCTGCCCGGCCACTGAAGTTGATCCAGGAAGCTCGAGACGCAGGTGCCCCTATCACCGTGGAAACCACCCATCACTACCTCAGCCTGCGAGCAGAGGATGTACCAGCAGGGGCCACACAGTTCAAGTGCTGTCCACCAATCAGGAGCTCTGCAAATCAG GAGGAGTTATGGTCTGCATTAAAAGCCGGGGACATTGACATGGTGGTGTCTGATCACTCTCCCTGTACTCCGGACCTCAAAAGACTGGAAACCGGGGACTTTACTGAGGCCTGGGGAGGCATCTCCTCGCTGCAGTTTG GTTTGCCTTTATTTTGGACCTCTGCCAGTCAAAGAGGTTTTGTATTGGAAGATGTGGTGAGACTTCTGAGCCAAAAAACAGCTGAGATGTGCCGCCTGGACCACATCAAGTCCAGACTCGTTCCCGGATTTGATGCAGACCTAGTCATATGGGATCCAGAGAAGGAGTTTGAG ATAATAGAAGAAAATATCCACCACAGGAACAAG CTGACCCCGTACCTGGGTATGAAGCTGCGGGGTACAGTCCGGGGTACGGTGGTCCGGGGGAAGCTTGTATTTTGGGAAGGACGCTTCAGCCCTGAGCCTTTGGGACAGCACCTCCTAATCCATCAGCGGAGGAACCAGGCACAACTGTGA
- the LOC117370291 gene encoding tetratricopeptide repeat protein 39C-like, with the protein MAGPEQSQQQQQVEEKAEPIDDAEMALQGINMLLNNGFKESDELFRRYRTQSPLMSFGASFVSFLNAMMTFEEEKMQTACDDLKTTEKLCESDNAGVIETIRNKIKKSMDSQRSGVAVVDRLQRQIIVADCQVYLAVLSFVKQELSAYIKGGWILRKAWKMYNKCHSDISQLKEASQRRSSVPQTESMSTDNDNHSPSPESSPNTSPQPKVPTENAVTDEALDRLKGSVSFGYGLFHLCISMVPPHLLKIINLLGFPGDRMQGLSSLMYASESKDMKAPLATLALLWYHTVVLPFFALDGSDTHAGLLEAKEILQRKSVVYPNSSLFMFFKGRVHRLECQINSALACFHDALELASDQREIQHVCLYEIGWCSMIELNFEDAYRAFERLKNESRWSQCYYAYLTGVCQGASGDLEGAHAVFKDVQKLFKRKNNQIEQFAVKRAEKLRKMSPTRELCILGVIEVLYLWKALQNCSPSKLQIMNQVLQRVDDTSCRGLKHLLLGSIHKCHGNIRDAVQSFQLAARDEYGRQINSYVQPYSVYELGCILLGKVETVGKGRSFLLQAKEDFTGYDFENRLHVRIHSALASIKDVVPQ; encoded by the exons ATGGCGGGTCCGGAGCaatcccagcagcagcagcaggtcgAGGAGAAGGCAGAACCCATAGATGATGCTGAGATGGCCCTGCAAGGCATCAACATGCTCCTCAACAACGGCTTCAAGGAGAGCGACGAGCTCTTCAGGAGATACAG GACGCAGAGCCCTCTAATGAGCTTTGGAGCCAGCTTTGTCAGTTTCCTg AACGCGATGATGACGTTCGAGGAGGAAAAGATGCAGACGGCGTGTGATGACTTGAAGACCACAGAGAAACTGTGTGAGAGTGACAACGCCGGAGTTATTGAGACCATCCGCAACAAGATCAAGAAAAGT ATGGACTCCCAGAGGTCGGGTGTGGCTGTGGTGGATCGGCTCCAGAGGCAGATCATTGTGGCAGACTGTCAGGTGTACCTCGCCGTTCTCTCCTTCGTCAAACAAGAACTGTCTG CCTATATCAAAGGAGGCTGGATCCTGCGCAAAGCCTGGAAAATGTATAACAAATGCCACAGTGACATCTCCCAGCTTAAGGAGGCCTCCCAGCGCCGCTCCTCTGTTCCGCAAACGGAGTCCATGAGCACGGACAACGATAACCACAGCCCCAGCCCGGAGTCCAGTCCAAACACCAGCCCCCAGCCCAAGGTCCCAACGGAGAACGCTGTCACAGATGAGGCCCTGGACCGCCTCAAAGGGTCCGTCAGCTTTGGGTATGGCCTCTTTCACCTGTGCATCTCTATGGTCCCGCCTCATCTGCTCAAGATCATCAACCTGCTGGGGTTTCCTGGGGACAGAATGCAGGGGCTGTCCTCGCTCATGTACGCCAGTGAGAGCAAGGACATGAAAGCACCGCTTGCTAC GTTGGCCCTCTTGTGGTACCATACAGTAGTGCTCCCCTTCTTTGCTCTGGACGGCTCAGACACTCATGCTGGACTCCTCGAGGCTAAAGAGATTCTTCAGAGAAAGTCTGTAGTTTATCCaaactcctctctcttcatgtTCTTTAAGGGCAGAGTCCACAGGCTAGAG TGCCAAATCAACAGTGCTTTGGCCTGTTTCCACGATGCACTAGAGCTGGCCTCGGACCAAAGAGAGATCCagcatgtgtgtctgtatgaAATTG GTTGGTGCAGCATGATAGAGCTCAATTTTGAGGATGCCTACAGAGCGTTTGAGAGACTTAAGAATGAATCTCGCTGGTCCCAATGCTACTATGCCTATTTGACTGGAG TTTGTCAAGGAGCATCTGGTGATCTTGAAGGAGCTCACGCTGTCTTCAAAGATGTGCAAAagctttttaaaagaaaaaacaatcagATAGAGCAGTTTGCTGTTAAAAGG GCTGAGAAATTAAGAAAAATGTCTCCCACGAGAGAGCTGTGCATCCTGGGTGTTATTGAGGTGCTTTATCTGTGGAAGGCCCTGCAGAACTGTTCCCCGTCCAAACTACAGATCATGAACCAGG TGTTGCAGCGAGTAGACGACACTTCTTGTAGAGGCCTGAAACATCTGCTGCTGGGCTCCATTCATAAATGTCATGGGAACATCAGAGATGCAGTTCAA TCGTTTCAGTTGGCTGCTAGAGATGAGTACGGTCGTCAGATTAACTCCTATGTTCAGCCTTATTCTGTCTATGAGCTTGGCTGTATATTATTGGGAAAAGTAGAG ACTGTCGGGAAGGGGAGGTCTTTTCTTCTTCAAGCAAAG gaGGATTTCACAGGCTACGACTTCGAAAACAGGCTTCATGTCCGTATCCACTCAGCTCTGGCCTCCATAAAGGATGTAGTGCCTCAGTGA
- the agxta gene encoding alanine--glyoxylate and serine--pyruvate aminotransferase a: MSTLTVPPPQCLKRPLHIPQRHMFGPGPSNVPERILEAGTNPVIGHMHPEIFEVMNDIKSGIQYMFQTQNKITFAVSGTGHTAMECAIFNAVEPGERVLSAVNGIWGERAADMAERIGAKVNTIVAPPAGFFSLEEIEQALSKYRPVLLFVTHGESSTGVLHPLDGIGELCHKYNCLLLVDSVAAMGGAPLYMDKQEIDILYTGSQKVLNVPPGSAPISFSERACKKIFSRKTKPVSFFLDLTWLANYWGCDQKPARLYHHTGPITAFYTLREGLAVLAEEGLENSWKRHESVAEYFHSGLECMGLKLFVKEKKARLPTVTTIVAPHGYDWKEITAYIMKAHNLEISGGLGPSVGLVLRVGLMGCNSTKANVDMILAALKDALKHCHKSKV; the protein is encoded by the exons ATGTCAACTCTTACTGTTCCTCCACCACAATGTCTGAAGAGGCCACTCCACATCCCCCAGCGGCACATGTTTGGACCGGGACCCTCCAATGTCCCAGAGAGGATCCTAGAAGCAGGAACCAACCCGGTAATCGGACATATGCACCCAGAAATATTTGAG GTAATGAATGACATCAAAAGTGGGATCCAGTACATGTTCCAGACTcagaataaaattacatttgcgGTGAGTGGGACGGGCCACACGGCAATGGAGTGTGCCATTTTTAACGCTGTGGAACCTGGAGAGCGTGTCCTGAGTGCGGTCAATGGAATCTGGGGAGAGAGGGCAGCTGACATGGCCGAGAGGATAg GTGCCAAGGTAAACACTAttgtagcgccccctgctggattCTTCAGTCTAGAAGAAATTGAGCAG GCGTTGTCAAAATACAGACCTGTGCTGCTGTTTGTCACTCATGGAGAGTCATCAACTGGAGTCCTGCATCCTTTAGATGGCATTGGAGAACTCTGTCACAA ATATAATTGCTTGTTACTTGTTGATTCCGTGGCAGCGATGGGAGGAGCACCTTTGTATATGGACAAGCAAG AGATAGACATTTTATACACAGGATCACAAAAGGTTCTAAACGTTCCTCCTGGCTCAGCTCCCATCTCCTTCAGTGAAAGAGCATG taagaaaataTTCAGCCGCAAAACCAAAccagtttctttctttttggatCTGACCTGGCTGGCAAACTACTGGGGATGTGACCAAAAGCCGGCAAGATT ATATCACCATACTGGGCCCATCACGGCTTTTTACACATTGAGGGAAGGCCTGGCAGTCCTTGCTGAAGAG GGGCTTGAAAATTCCTGGAAAAGGCATGAGTCAGTGGCTGAGTATTTCCACAGTGGACTAGAGTGCATGGGCCTAAAGCTATTTGTCAAGGAAAAA AAAGCCAGATTACCAACTGTCACTACCATTGTTGCTCCACATGGATATGACTGGAAAGAAATCACAGCATACATAATGAAAGCTCATAATTTAGAGATATCAGGAGGCCTAGGTCCCTCTGTTGGTCTG gtCTTGCGTGTTGGACTGATGGGATGTAACAGCACTAAGGCCAATGTCGACATGATTTTGGCTGCTCTCAAAGATGCTCTGAAACACTGCCACAAGAGCAAAGTGTAA